A segment of the Lycium ferocissimum isolate CSIRO_LF1 chromosome 5, AGI_CSIRO_Lferr_CH_V1, whole genome shotgun sequence genome:
TGGTTAAGTTAATTGCAATTAAACTAGACTGATATTGTGAGAAATTCTCGTACTGTCACCGTATATAACTTAAACGCTTTCCATTATGCATGTTGATGGCAGAATATTCCAGTTCCTAAGTGAAATAGAACATTGCTTTTAAATGGGAAAGAAATTGacttttttttgtgcggattgcccttcatttggggtgatctttaatttttgcccttcaaattggtagtCTATAAGTATTGCCCTTTGCCTAACACTttaaggttgtgggttcgaatcccaaattataaaaaataaaaataaaaatcgcaaGCTCAAAATTTCGCCAGTTCTGCTCTGAAGGGCAAATTTCGCCCGAAGAGCAaattttaaagaccaccattttgaggggtaaaaattaaagaccacctccagcggagggcaatcctgcaaattgcccagaAATTGATCTTTAGTTCACCCGAACGTACACTTACTATTAACGGTTAATACATCataaatcaatcaatcaactatgcCTCAATCCAAAGTTGCAAACTAGCTGGAGTCAGTTATTCTTCTAAATCCTTACCGCACTTGAACATTTAGTTCAAACGGCTAATGCATCATAAAATGGAGAAATTAAACTGATATAAAACAGGTTATCCTCCCAATTAAACGGCTCATTGAACAAACTAATATATACTGCTAAGTTCACAAAATTCCGGAATACATATCTGATGCATACCATGCAGCAATGGCTTGTCAGCTAGCCGTtcaacttatgattttatggtcTTGGTCATTCTTCTATGAAATATCGATTCAATCAGTCATTCCATTCAGGATCAAGTCCTTCGCTTTATACGCTGATGATCATCACCAAGAACATGTACCGAAGCCTCATCTTGTCTGATGATCCGTTGGTTATTGAAGCATAAGCTGCATTTGATCTGCAAATGTGTGGATGGACTTGGGACTTAAAAGGAAGTTATTATGTGTTTCAGGTTTCTTAAACAGGTTTCCAACAAGATAAGGCGTAAATTGTTCTTCCTTTCCAGCCCAGCAACAACCACTGGCTATCTTCATCGATTACAAAGTCTCTATGGTAACCTAACCTCACCTTTTCTACTGCCCTATTCACGAAGTCCACCCGGTCAAAAGGTATCTGCATAAACCTTGCCCCTAGCATACGAGCTTGCCACTGCTTGTATGTCTCTGGCCTTTCAACTCTTTCCCACCCCTCACAAGCTATGACGTTGAGAGCCTCCCTCCCAAAAATCTCTCTCTCAATTAATCCTCTTTCTGGAATCTCACGGGGAACAACAGTTTCAAGCATGTCAAAAAGTGCTGAAAAGTGGAATAATGCCTCGCGAAATCGCGTTACGAAGAACGGGGCACTGTAGGACCCGTTGACAATACCGTGGACGAATATATCTGGATTAATCTTTCTTATGAGGTTTAGAACGACAGTTCTTGAACTGTCAATGTCAACTGTCTCATCATGCAAGTTCTTAAACCGATACAGGCAGTTGACAGCAAGAAATTCATCCTTGTCGAGCTTTAGATCCTCAACCGTGATGGTCTCCCATTTCTTTGCAATCGCATGGTATTCAAACGGAACATTAAAGGACCGAGCATAATCAGCCAAACGGCGACCTGTTTCCTCGATTCGTTCCGCCGGCCTGAACCCTGGTTGAGGAAACTCTATACCGGTTATACGAAGCTTTGGTGGGCCCCCTTCTCTTTCTGCAATACGTTGAATGAACGTAGGCCATTGGAAGCCATATAGTATGCCAAAGTCAATGACATGAACCCTTGTTGCGTTCTCTGCCTTTATCATAATTGTCTTGTTCGAAGCAAAACTCGAGATCTTCCTGAACGGGCTAGATGCGAGATACAAATGGTAGGCCTTTAAAAGATCAGCTGCCGAAGTTCGTTTGTTGACAAGGGCTTTATAAATCTGGCTACCAGTACCAGCCAAACGCGCCTCAAGACCATCCGCAAAGCAATGAGCTAATCTCTGGTTTCCATCTCCAAAAGGGGACGAATGTTGTCTGATCTGTTTCAACAGTTCATTCGCAGTCCTGGAATCATCAGCAGCAACAGCCTGCGCGCAAGTTATCAAGAGAGTTCTTAAATCTATGACTTctttttttccactttgtttTTTCCCGCGGCCCTTTCCTCCTTTTGATCCTTTCGATATCCGTATTGTGGTTTTTTTGCTTTTAGCACTCCTCAGGTTTTGTCGATAAGCTTCTAGTGCTTCTTCTCCCTTCCCCATGGTATTCAGCAAGACGATATCAAACTCCTCATCTCGTAGAGTTGATTCTGTAAAAACCGCGGCCTGTTTGCTActcctttcttctttgataTAATTATCATCCCTCTGAGGATTTCTCTTCCCTCTCGCCTCATCCTTTTCCTCTTTGGGTTCCTGAGGTGGCAAGTCATTTATATCGACACTGTTCAACAACTTATTACTAGTTGGGAGGAACTTGCTTGCTTCTTCAACTCCTTTCCGAAAGTTCCAAATAGATTGACTCTCATCATACATATTATCCGGAATATGAAAAGAACTAACAGGAGAGTCTAAGAATCCATCTACAATATTATTACTCCCACTATTTGATGAGCATACTGAAGAATACGAAGTATTACGAAATGAAAGACCTTCCAAGTAAGAGGAATTGTAGTCCGCAGAACTGTTGCTTGTGGAATTGTATATACTTCCTGAGAAGTAGTCATCAGGACTCTCACTATTCTGTTTAGGAAACGCGTTTTGCTCAGGTGAAGGTGGATACTTCTTGCCAAGGGCCTCATAGAACGACTTCTCTTTTGCTTGAAGTTCCAACGACTCTTGAAGCATGTCGgttttttcctccatgtcttcTTCCATAAGCATCTGATTTATGTAGCTCAAAACTGCATCCGAGAAATCAATATCTTCATTGAAGTCGTCCTCGTCAGTTCTTGATTGTACATTAGTCGGTAAATGGTCGCCATTTATAAATCCAACAGCTCCAAAATTGTGTTGGACAAAGTTATTTTCAAGTCTAGGACCGTTGAGTAGCTTCTGATCTGAATAAATAAGTTCAAATCTTGGTCCATTAATCATCCTCTGATCTGAAGAAATAGGTATTGATTGGTTCCCTAAtccaaaattattcaaataaCTCGGATTTCCATTAAACCTCGGATCCATTTCAACCAAACCCTCAATGTCAATGATGCCAAATGAAAGTTGCAGCCAATCTGTGACAACCATATACAATTGTAAGCTCGAAGGTGGAACAAACAGAAGTAATATCTCTCAGAAAATAGCAAAAAGACAGAAACTTTAACAACCctataaaatcaagaaaacaaatataCTAACAAATTCTGCATTAACAAATTGAATCTTTATCATTATTTCACAGACTACCCACAACTAATAGCTATCAGAAAGTAGCAAAAAAAAGACAGAAACTTTAACAACCccataaaatcaagaaaactaaCAGTAAATTCAGCAATCAGcattaacaaaaaaattgaatctttatGACTTTTTAACAGAATACTCGCAAATTTCTTTTGCCATACATTAGCAAAGGGGCCAGCCAGGAACTAATTAAAGTTTATCACTTCCAAATCCTATAAATAGTTCATACTCAAAATTGCAGCCAATCTGTGACAACCATATACAATTTCAAGCTCAAAGGTGGAGCAAACACAAGTAATAGCTCTCAGAAAATATCAAAAAAGACAAACTTTAACAACccaataaaatcaagaaaacaagcaGCAAATTCTGCATTAACAAAATTGAATCTTTATCACTATTTAACAACCccataaaatcaagaaaacaaacaGCAAATTCAGAATTaacaaaaattgaatctttATCACTATTCAAGACTACCCacaagtttcttttttttttttttccatacatTAACAAAGGGGCCAGCAAAAACTTGCACTAAATTCTAAATCCTATTAATAGCCAGTCAATGACTTCAGCATAAAATTGAGCTCAAATTTGAAGTgcttaaattaaataaaaaatcaagaaaaccccatgtaaagaaaaacatgaatatatgaaagaaataagaaaaagggCATACCTTAAACCTATGAAGAAgcagagagagagaaaagaaaggggCCAGCAAAACTTGCACTAAGTTTATCAATTCTAAATACTATAAATAGGAAAAAAAgacaaacttttttaaaaaaaagcaaaTTTTGCATTGACAAAATTGAATCTTGATCACTCTTTAACAACCCCAtagaatcaagaaaacaaataatatgagcattaacaaaaaaattgaatttttatcACTATTTAACAGACTACCCATGAGTTTCTTTTTGCATCATACACTAACAAAGGGGCCAGCAAAAACTTGAGCTAAGTTCATCAATTCTAAATCCTATTAATAGCCACAGCAACTACTTCAGCATATAATTGacctcaaatttaattaaagtGCCtcaaataaaaatcaagaaaaccccaTGTAAACTAAAACATGaataaatgaaagaaataagaaaaagggTATACCTTAAAACCATGAAGAAGCaaagtgagagagagagagagagagagagagagtagctCTAAAATGTATTTGTAAGATTCTTGTAAGAAAGTGGTAACCTGTAATAGCAAGTCATAGGTCGTTGACATGTACCTTGTCACCTTACAAATGAAAGCCCTGTTGGTCGTATGCTTGTAACCAATGATTACACCCCACGTGTCAACAAAA
Coding sequences within it:
- the LOC132057134 gene encoding scarecrow-like protein 9; translation: MDPRFNGNPSYLNNFGLGNQSIPISSDQRMINGPRFELIYSDQKLLNGPRLENNFVQHNFGAVGFINGDHLPTNVQSRTDEDDFNEDIDFSDAVLSYINQMLMEEDMEEKTDMLQESLELQAKEKSFYEALGKKYPPSPEQNAFPKQNSESPDDYFSGSIYNSTSNSSADYNSSYLEGLSFRNTSYSSVCSSNSGSNNIVDGFLDSPVSSFHIPDNMYDESQSIWNFRKGVEEASKFLPTSNKLLNSVDINDLPPQEPKEEKDEARGKRNPQRDDNYIKEERSSKQAAVFTESTLRDEEFDIVLLNTMGKGEEALEAYRQNLRSAKSKKTTIRISKGSKGGKGRGKKQSGKKEVIDLRTLLITCAQAVAADDSRTANELLKQIRQHSSPFGDGNQRLAHCFADGLEARLAGTGSQIYKALVNKRTSAADLLKAYHLYLASSPFRKISSFASNKTIMIKAENATRVHVIDFGILYGFQWPTFIQRIAEREGGPPKLRITGIEFPQPGFRPAERIEETGRRLADYARSFNVPFEYHAIAKKWETITVEDLKLDKDEFLAVNCLYRFKNLHDETVDIDSSRTVVLNLIRKINPDIFVHGIVNGSYSAPFFVTRFREALFHFSALFDMLETVVPREIPERGLIEREIFGREALNVIACEGWERVERPETYKQWQARMLGARFMQIPFDRVDFVNRAVEKVRLGYHRDFVIDEDSQWLLLGWKGRTIYALSCWKPV